In the Wyeomyia smithii strain HCP4-BCI-WySm-NY-G18 chromosome 2, ASM2978416v1, whole genome shotgun sequence genome, one interval contains:
- the LOC129719516 gene encoding uncharacterized protein LOC129719516, protein MCSGFTCMAVRVVHLDVVYSLSTQSCLMAIRRFSSKRGTPDHIFSDNATCFHGANTVMTKEIKKIHKECAERVTSSITAWHFNPPGTPHMGGVWERMVRSVKEALRVLDDGRRLTDEILFTALAEAEDLFNTHIFHRSPPMKKLQRNTKPFHPWNSGQEKRSFGQPGSIL, encoded by the coding sequence ATGTGTAGCGGTTTTACGTGCATGGCTGTGAGGGTTGTGCATTTGGACGTAGTGTACAGTTTAAGCACGCAGTCCTGCCTGATGGCTATCAGACGTTTCTCGAGCAAGCGAGGCACTCCCGATCACATATTTTCGGACAACGCTACGTGTTTCCATGGAGCGAACACCGTGATGACCAAGGAGATCAAGAAGATCCACAAAGAGTGTGCGGAAAGGGTCACTTCGTCCATCACAGCTTGGCATTTCAACCCTCCCGGTACACCACACATGGGCGGTGTCTGGGAGAGGATGGTACGGTCCGTCAAAGAAGCTTTGAGGGTCCTGGACGATGGGCGGAGGTTGACTGATGAGATTCTCTTCACGGCCTTGGCAGAAGCTGAGGATTTATTCAATACACATATATTCCACAGGAGTCCGCCGAtgaagaagctccaaagaaacACCAAACCATTTCATCCGTGGAACAGTGGCCAAGAAAAACGCAGTTTTGGTCAACCCGGATCAATattatga